GTATCGATAACATTCGCGAGCTGCGTGCGCAGGCAGTCTTCGCGCCGATGAAGTCGCGCTACAAAGTCTACATACTCGACGAAGTGCACATGCTGAGCCCCGAGTCATTCAACGCTCTGCTCAAGACTCTCGAAGAACCGCCGCACCACGTTGTTTTTATCATGGCGACAACCGAGCTGCATAAGATTCCCGAGACTATCGCCTCGCGCTGCCAGGTATTCACGTTCAAGAAGTTTAACGCACGCGAAATCGCGCAGCGGCTCGCGCACATACTCGAAAAAGAACAGATTGCGTTTGAACGCGACGCGCTCTTGCCGATTGCCGAACGCGGAGAAGGGTCGCTGCGCGATGCGATTTCGCTGCTCGACCAGACGCTGGCTTTTTCGGGCAGCGACGCGCTGACCCTCGCTGCAGTGCGCGAATCGCTCGACATTCTGCCGGTTGAAGTCTATAGCCGTTTTGTTCAGGGGCTGCGCACCGGTGATCTGCACGCTCTGCTGAATGCAGTGCATGAACTGACGCAGGGCGGCGCAAACCTGCGCATATTCTTAAAAGACCTGTTGGCATACCTGCGCACGGTGGTGCTCGTCAGCGAGAAGGTCGAGGTGCATAGTCTCGCCAAAGACGAGGCCGAACTCGTCGCCGAAGCCGCCCGCGCATGGGACAGGCAGGCGTTGATACGCGTTTTTCAACAGCTGTTCAAACTCAATCAGGATTTCTCTCTCATGCTGTCGGCAAAGAGCAGCGAGCTCAAGATGTCGCTTGAAATTGCGCTCGTCGATCTGGTGCACAAACTCAAAGAACCGTCGGTCAGCGCACTCGTCGGCAAGATCGAGCGCCTCAAGCAGGCAATTGAGACCGGCAAGGCATTCGATGATACCGCAGTTGCCCCCAAAACAGCGACTGCAGCGCCGCGCGAAAGTGCCGTGCAGCCGCAGACTGCGGCACCGGCAGAGCCCCCCGCCAGAACCGCGCCGAAAGACGCAGGGCCGCCACCAGATACGTCGACGCTGCTGCAAAAGGCTTTTTTGGCCGAAGAGGTTGCAGTCACACCTGAATCAGAGAAGCTTTTTGGGCAGGCGTGAATTGCGGTTGAAAGCCTGACTTCGATCATTGATACGAACCAAATTCTCCCGGAGGGATCATGATCCGCAAAACAGGTTTATTCTTAATTCTCACAATCTTTACAGTGCTATCTGCACAGACGCCTTCGCCGCAAGAGCGGCTCGAATCAGCCGTCTACAGCGATAACGCTGCCGAAATCAAGGCGGCGATTAAGGCCGGTGCTGGCGCGAACAGTGGCAACTATTCGGGGCATTTTCTGGGTATCGCGGCCACTCGCGGCACGCTAAAATCGGTGCAGGCGCTTGTCGAAGCCGGCGCAGACGTGAACTACAGCACATCGGGCGGCTGGACCGCGGCGATGGCTGCCGCCGATAACGGCCATTTGCCCGTTCTCAAATATCTGGTCTCGAAAAAGGCAGACCTCAATGCCCGCACGCGCATGGGCCGCACCTTGCTGATGCGCGCGGCATACCATGGGCAGACGGCAGTCGTGCAATACCTGCTCTCAAAGGGGGCAAAGGTTAATGAACCCGATCAGGGCGGTGTCACGGCATTGATGCTCGCAGCCCAGCAAGGCCATGATGCGACCGTCAAGGCATTGCTCGCCGCAGGCGCAGATAAGGCGCTCGTAGCCGCTTCACAAAAAAACGCGCTCGCCCTCGCGCGTGAGGGTGAAACCGCCAATGCAGGGTACCGGGCAGAAGAATTCAAGCGCACGATCGCGCTTCTCAGCGGTGCCGAAAGCCGCAGCAAAGGCAAACTCATCGGCAAGGTCTTTCGCGCCGAAGGCAAGAAAATCGAGATCACCGGTTCGGGCATCAAAGATGCGAAACGCGGCGCGCGTATCATCATCAAGACTGATTCAGGGGATATCAAAGCGACTGTCGGCGAAACCCTGCACTCGAAGATCAAGGCGACAGCAGTGAAGAAGGGCGCCGAAAAGGGTGACTCAGTCTACCTCGAAAAATAAATGAAGCGCATTCTCGAAAACCTGCGCACTCAGATATTTGCAAACGCAACCTTTTTGCGTCTGCAGAAAACTTTATGGCCTGAGATTGTGAAGTTTGTAATCGCGGGCCCCACGCTGATCGGGTTTATTGTGGGGCTAACGCGTTATGCACCGGGTGAGCAGGCATTCGAATGCGGATTTCAATCGTTGGTGTTTTTCGTTGCCTATCTGGCATCTCTGACTGTCGCGCAGGGCCTTGATTCGCTGTTTTTCAGCAGCTGGCCTCTGGTACTGGGCATCACCCGCTCTTTGCTGGCCGCAGCTTACCTGTACGCCACAG
The sequence above is a segment of the Turneriella parva DSM 21527 genome. Coding sequences within it:
- the dnaX gene encoding DNA polymerase III subunit gamma/tau, which codes for MSLATKYRPRDFEDLVGQLAASQSLKNALEFRKIGHAYLFHGARGVGKTTMARILAKALNCVNGPTSQICNVCEHCVEISEGRATDVIEIDAASNRGIDNIRELRAQAVFAPMKSRYKVYILDEVHMLSPESFNALLKTLEEPPHHVVFIMATTELHKIPETIASRCQVFTFKKFNAREIAQRLAHILEKEQIAFERDALLPIAERGEGSLRDAISLLDQTLAFSGSDALTLAAVRESLDILPVEVYSRFVQGLRTGDLHALLNAVHELTQGGANLRIFLKDLLAYLRTVVLVSEKVEVHSLAKDEAELVAEAARAWDRQALIRVFQQLFKLNQDFSLMLSAKSSELKMSLEIALVDLVHKLKEPSVSALVGKIERLKQAIETGKAFDDTAVAPKTATAAPRESAVQPQTAAPAEPPARTAPKDAGPPPDTSTLLQKAFLAEEVAVTPESEKLFGQA
- a CDS encoding ankyrin repeat domain-containing protein codes for the protein MIRKTGLFLILTIFTVLSAQTPSPQERLESAVYSDNAAEIKAAIKAGAGANSGNYSGHFLGIAATRGTLKSVQALVEAGADVNYSTSGGWTAAMAAADNGHLPVLKYLVSKKADLNARTRMGRTLLMRAAYHGQTAVVQYLLSKGAKVNEPDQGGVTALMLAAQQGHDATVKALLAAGADKALVAASQKNALALAREGETANAGYRAEEFKRTIALLSGAESRSKGKLIGKVFRAEGKKIEITGSGIKDAKRGARIIIKTDSGDIKATVGETLHSKIKATAVKKGAEKGDSVYLEK